One region of Mus pahari chromosome 16, PAHARI_EIJ_v1.1, whole genome shotgun sequence genomic DNA includes:
- the LOC110333943 gene encoding histone H4, with product MSGRGKGGKGLGKGGAKRHRKVLRDNIQGITKPAIRRLARRGGVKRISGLIYEETRGVLKVFLENVIRDAVTYTEHAKRKTVTAMDVVYALKRQGRTLYGFGG from the coding sequence ATGTCTGGGCGTGGTAAAGGTGGTAAGGGTCTTGGAAAAGGCGGCGCCAAGCGCCACCGTAAAGTTCTGCGTGACAACATCCAGGGCATCACCAAGCCCGCCATCCGCCGCCTGGCCCGGCGCGGAGGAGTGAAGCGCATCTCCGGCCTCATCTACGAGGAGACCCGCGGTGTGCTGAAGGTGTTCCTGGAGAACGTGATCCGCGACGCCGTCACCTACACGGAGCACGCCAAGCGCAAGACCGTCACCGCCATGGACGTGGTCTACGCGCTCAAGCGCCAGGGCCGCACCCTCTACGGCTTCGGCGGTTAA
- the LOC110333939 gene encoding histone H2B type 1-like yields the protein MPEPAKSAPAPKKGSKKAVTKAQKKDGKKRKRSRKESYSVYVYKVLKQVHPDTGISSKAMGIMNSFVNDIFERIAGEASRLAXYNKRSTITSREIQTAVRLLLPGELAKHAVSEGTKAVTKYTSSK from the coding sequence ATGCCTGAGCCCGCCAAGTCCGCTCCCGCCCCGAAGAAGGGCTCCAAGAAGGCCGTGACCAAGGCCCAGAAGAAGGACGGCAAGAAGCGCAAGCGCAGCCGCAAGGAGAGCTACTCGGTGTACGTGTACAAGGTGCTGAAGCAAGTGCACCCCGACACGGGCATCTCCTCCAAGGCCATGGGCATCATGAACTCGTTCGTGAACGACATCTTCGAGCGCATTGCGGGCGAGGCGTCCCGCCTGGCGCANTACAACAAGCGCTCGACCATCACGTCCCGGGAGATCCAGACGGCCGTGCGCCTGCTGCTNCCCGGGGAGCTGGCCAAGCATGCCGTGTCGGAGGGCACCAAGGCTGTCACCAAGTACACCAGCTCTAAGTGA
- the LOC110333945 gene encoding histone H2A type 1-F, which translates to MSGRGKQGGKARAKAKTRSSRAGLQFPVGRVHRLLRKGNYSERVGAGAPVYLAAVLEYLTAEILELAGNAARDNKKTRIIPRHLQLAIRNDEELNKLLGRVTIAQGGVLPNIQAVLLPKKTESHHKPKGK; encoded by the coding sequence ATGTCTGGTCGTGGCAAACAAGGAGGCAAGGCTCGCGCCAAGGCCAAGACCCGCTCCTCCCGGGCGGGCCTGCAGTTCCCTGTGGGCCGCGTGCACCGCCTGCTCCGAAAGGGCAACTACTCGGAGCGCGTGGGCGCCGGCGCCCCGGTGTACCTGGCGGCCGTGCTGGAGTACCTGACCGCCGAGATCTTGGAGCTGGCGGGCAACGCGGCCCGCGACAACAAGAAGACGCGCATCATCCCGCGCCACCTGCAGCTGGCCATCCGCAACGACGAAGAGCTCAACAAGCTGCTGGGCCGCGTGACCATCGCGCAGGGCGGCGTCCTGCCCAACATCCAGGCCgtgctgctgcccaagaagacCGAGAGCCATCACAAGCCCAAGGGAAAGTAA